A section of the Bradyrhizobium oligotrophicum S58 genome encodes:
- a CDS encoding TOBE domain-containing protein: protein MTAKSPSASAPSVVLSTTVPARVLRHDPQYGMSTLFFADGELRVPMVDAPIDAGVSVTIEARDVSIALSRPMDVSITNRLPGRIEQILPLESPYVRVTFDLGATKLHALVTLESVERLALEPDLSAWAMIKSVAIGPGAVRPSELPRPRRWPASDSDGP, encoded by the coding sequence ATGACTGCCAAGTCTCCATCGGCTTCAGCCCCATCTGTCGTTCTCAGCACGACCGTGCCGGCGCGCGTGCTGCGCCATGATCCGCAATATGGCATGTCGACGCTGTTCTTTGCCGACGGCGAGTTGCGGGTTCCGATGGTCGATGCCCCGATCGATGCCGGCGTCTCCGTGACCATCGAGGCGCGGGACGTGTCGATCGCGCTGTCGCGTCCGATGGACGTCTCGATTACGAACCGGCTGCCGGGCCGGATCGAGCAGATCCTGCCGCTCGAGTCCCCCTATGTGCGCGTCACCTTCGATCTCGGCGCGACGAAGCTGCACGCGCTGGTGACGCTGGAGTCGGTCGAGCGGTTGGCGCTGGAGCCGGACTTGTCCGCCTGGGCGATGATCAAGAGCGTCGCGATCGGGCCCGGCGCGGTTCGGCCTTCGGAGCTGCCTCGGCCGCGCCGCTGGCCCGCTTCTGATAGTGACGGTCCGTAG
- the modA gene encoding molybdate ABC transporter substrate-binding protein, with product MRLMRFVAAALCAAATLLTSASAFAASANIAVAANFTEPAKEIAALFKAKTGHELVLSFGASGQFYTQIKENAPFAILLSADDERPKKLVDEGLGVADSRFTYAIGKLVLWSKDPNTIKGEETLKANAFNKLSIANPAAAPYGAAAVETLKALKLYDTIQPKIVQGNTISQAFQFVDTGNAELGFVALSQLMPNAGGSRWLVPQSLYSEIRQDAVLLKASAGNEAATAFLTFLRSPEARAVIEKFGYALDPKSGT from the coding sequence ATGAGATTGATGCGCTTCGTCGCCGCCGCCCTGTGCGCGGCAGCCACTTTGCTGACTAGTGCGAGTGCCTTCGCCGCCAGCGCCAACATTGCCGTGGCGGCCAACTTCACCGAGCCGGCCAAGGAGATTGCGGCACTGTTCAAGGCCAAGACCGGACACGAGCTGGTGCTGAGCTTCGGCGCATCCGGACAATTCTACACCCAGATCAAGGAAAACGCGCCGTTCGCGATCCTGCTGTCGGCCGATGACGAGAGGCCGAAGAAGCTGGTCGATGAGGGCCTCGGCGTCGCCGACAGCCGCTTCACCTACGCGATCGGCAAGCTCGTGCTGTGGAGCAAGGATCCGAACACGATCAAAGGCGAGGAGACCCTGAAGGCGAACGCGTTCAACAAGCTGTCGATCGCCAATCCCGCCGCCGCGCCCTATGGCGCCGCGGCGGTCGAGACGCTGAAGGCGCTCAAGCTCTATGACACGATCCAGCCCAAGATCGTGCAGGGCAACACCATCTCGCAGGCCTTCCAGTTCGTCGATACCGGCAATGCCGAGCTTGGCTTCGTCGCGCTGTCGCAGCTGATGCCGAACGCTGGCGGCTCGCGCTGGCTGGTGCCGCAGAGCCTGTATAGCGAGATCCGGCAGGATGCCGTGCTGCTGAAGGCCTCCGCCGGCAACGAGGCCGCGACCGCATTCCTGACCTTCCTCAGGAGCCCGGAAGCCCGTGCGGTGATTGAGAAGTTCGGCTATGCTCTGGACCCGAAGTCGGGCACCTGA
- the modC gene encoding molybdenum ABC transporter ATP-binding protein encodes MSTVKVDFSGTLGRFELNARFEVPARGVTAIFGPSGCGKTAVMRCIAGLNRLAGGLCSVAGDVWQDEKTFRPVHQRPIGYVFQEANLFPHLSVRRNLMYGHPGTTGPAAIGFDEVVALLGIETLLERSPRHLSGGERQRVAIGRALLSQPKLLLMDEPLSALDQITKDEILPYLERLHAALDLPILYISHDITEVERLADQLVLMRQGAVLASGPLSELQADLSLPLASSRHAAVSLDATVRDQDPTDGMATLDVPGGQFLLPAEPLAPGSRRRLRVLADDVSLARDVPSRSTIVNVLRAKILEIRSQSDHRVTALLGLGENGEGARLLSRVTQRSWNELGLHAGLPVYAQVKGVALVRREDPAS; translated from the coding sequence ATGAGCACCGTCAAGGTCGATTTTAGCGGCACGCTCGGACGGTTCGAACTGAACGCGCGCTTCGAGGTCCCGGCGCGCGGCGTCACCGCGATTTTCGGCCCCTCCGGCTGCGGCAAGACCGCCGTGATGCGCTGCATTGCCGGCCTCAATCGCCTCGCCGGCGGGCTGTGCTCGGTCGCCGGCGACGTCTGGCAGGACGAGAAGACCTTCCGCCCGGTGCACCAGCGGCCGATCGGCTACGTGTTCCAGGAAGCCAATTTGTTTCCGCACCTCTCGGTCCGTCGCAACCTGATGTACGGCCATCCCGGTACGACAGGCCCCGCCGCGATCGGCTTCGACGAGGTCGTCGCGCTGCTCGGGATCGAGACCCTGCTGGAGCGCTCGCCGCGGCATCTCTCGGGAGGGGAGCGGCAGCGCGTCGCGATCGGCCGCGCGCTGCTCAGCCAGCCGAAGCTGCTGCTGATGGACGAGCCGCTCTCGGCGCTCGACCAGATCACCAAGGACGAGATCCTGCCCTATCTGGAGCGGCTGCACGCCGCGCTGGACCTGCCGATCCTCTACATCAGCCACGACATCACCGAAGTCGAGCGGCTCGCCGATCAGCTGGTGCTGATGCGCCAAGGCGCCGTGCTCGCGTCCGGCCCCCTGTCAGAGCTTCAGGCCGACCTGTCGCTGCCACTCGCGTCGTCGCGCCATGCCGCCGTGAGCCTCGATGCCACCGTGCGCGATCAGGACCCGACCGACGGCATGGCGACGCTTGACGTGCCCGGCGGCCAGTTCCTGCTGCCGGCCGAGCCGCTCGCGCCGGGCTCGCGCCGCCGCCTGCGCGTGCTCGCCGACGACGTCAGCCTCGCACGGGACGTGCCGAGCCGCAGCACCATCGTCAACGTGCTGCGCGCGAAAATCCTCGAGATCCGCAGCCAGTCGGACCACCGCGTTACCGCCCTGCTCGGCCTCGGCGAGAATGGTGAGGGCGCGCGGCTGCTGTCGCGCGTCACCCAGCGCTCGTGGAACGAGCTCGGCCTGCACGCCGGGCTTCCCGTCTACGCCCAGGTGAAGGGCGTCGCCCTGGTTCGCCGCGAAGATCCTGCCAGCTGA
- the modB gene encoding molybdate ABC transporter permease subunit, with product MNLHVSADIWQPVRLTLELAALTTVILMIVGTPIAWWLARSRAWWKEAVAALVAIPLVLPPTVLGFYLLVALGPSGPGGALASLWGARTLAFTFPGLVIGSVLFSMPFVVQPIRNAFEAMGEKPLEAAATLRASPWRAFWTIAVPLASPGFLTGAILGFAHTVGEFGVVLMIGGNIPGRTKVLSVAIFDYVETSQWAEASVLALGMVVFSFCVILTMMLIEKKMTRSAS from the coding sequence ATGAACCTCCACGTCTCGGCCGACATCTGGCAACCGGTCCGGCTGACCCTCGAGCTCGCGGCGCTCACGACCGTCATCTTGATGATCGTGGGCACGCCGATCGCGTGGTGGCTGGCGCGGTCGCGGGCGTGGTGGAAGGAGGCGGTCGCAGCGCTGGTGGCCATTCCGCTGGTGCTACCGCCGACCGTGCTCGGCTTCTATCTGCTGGTCGCACTCGGCCCGAGCGGCCCCGGCGGTGCGCTGGCCTCGCTATGGGGCGCGCGCACCCTCGCCTTCACATTTCCGGGCCTCGTCATCGGCTCCGTGCTGTTCTCGATGCCGTTCGTGGTGCAGCCGATCCGCAATGCCTTCGAGGCGATGGGCGAGAAGCCGCTTGAAGCGGCCGCCACCTTGCGCGCCTCGCCCTGGCGCGCGTTCTGGACCATCGCGGTGCCGCTCGCGAGCCCCGGCTTTCTCACCGGAGCGATCCTCGGCTTTGCCCACACCGTCGGTGAGTTCGGCGTCGTGCTGATGATCGGCGGCAACATTCCCGGCAGGACCAAGGTGCTGTCGGTCGCAATCTTCGACTATGTCGAGACCTCGCAATGGGCCGAGGCCTCGGTGCTGGCGCTCGGCATGGTCGTGTTCTCGTTCTGCGTCATTCTCACGATGATGCTGATCGAGAAGAAGATGACGCGAAGCGCGTCATGA
- a CDS encoding DUF2478 domain-containing protein — protein MGISDVGTCQIVALQGAASSVIQEMLAEFATRLVDTGLRVSGVIESSADKAKPCKSMMLRSLDDNSLFSISQDLGSGSQACNLDPEGLALACAAVQRSIISGTDVVILSKFGKQEATGGGLADAFGSAIAAGLPIITAVSPAMMEAWVGFAGAFAECVHVDVARGPGWVEAWSGRVTAPTARDMIGFQRERIGMG, from the coding sequence ATGGGTATATCCGACGTCGGGACTTGTCAGATCGTGGCGCTGCAGGGGGCCGCGTCCAGCGTGATCCAGGAGATGCTCGCCGAGTTTGCTACGCGGCTCGTCGATACGGGCCTGCGCGTCTCCGGCGTAATCGAGAGCAGCGCGGACAAAGCGAAGCCGTGCAAATCCATGATGCTGCGCAGTCTCGATGATAACAGCCTGTTCTCGATCTCGCAGGATCTCGGCTCGGGATCGCAGGCCTGCAATCTCGATCCGGAAGGCCTGGCGCTCGCCTGCGCCGCCGTGCAGCGGTCGATCATCAGCGGCACCGACGTCGTCATCCTCAGCAAGTTCGGCAAGCAGGAAGCGACCGGCGGCGGCCTTGCCGACGCCTTCGGCTCGGCCATCGCTGCGGGGCTTCCGATCATCACGGCGGTCTCGCCGGCTATGATGGAGGCGTGGGTGGGCTTTGCCGGGGCGTTCGCCGAATGCGTCCACGTCGATGTCGCGCGCGGCCCTGGCTGGGTCGAGGCGTGGTCCGGCCGCGTGACAGCGCCAACCGCTCGTGACATGATCGGCTTTCAACGCGAGCGGATCGGAATGGGATGA
- a CDS encoding winged helix-turn-helix domain-containing protein has product MKREAQIALTINFGNGGSLSPEDLLLIDFIRKERSILGAARASGISYRKCWLMVDALNRTFETPVFETHPGRRGGGAEITPFGERLIALYRSMERRTRTATAAALGELQKATDRHYQKRASGAAEAAPKAEPRRARSRRS; this is encoded by the coding sequence ATGAAGCGCGAAGCTCAGATCGCATTGACTATCAACTTCGGCAATGGCGGCAGCCTGTCGCCCGAGGATCTGCTGCTGATCGACTTCATCCGCAAGGAGCGCTCGATCCTGGGTGCCGCGCGCGCGAGCGGCATTTCCTACCGCAAGTGCTGGCTGATGGTCGATGCGCTCAACCGCACCTTCGAGACGCCGGTGTTCGAGACCCATCCCGGCCGCCGCGGCGGCGGCGCCGAGATCACGCCGTTCGGCGAGCGGCTGATCGCGCTGTATCGATCGATGGAGCGGCGCACGCGCACCGCCACGGCCGCAGCACTCGGCGAGCTGCAGAAGGCTACGGACCGTCACTATCAGAAGCGGGCCAGCGGCGCGGCCGAGGCAGCTCCGAAGGCCGAACCGCGCCGGGCCCGATCGCGACGCTCTTGA